From Pelagicoccus albus, the proteins below share one genomic window:
- the rsgA gene encoding ribosome small subunit-dependent GTPase A has translation MSLSLEELGWSEEFERHFAAVNDTTVVPARVIRENRGEYIIHTGKERAVARLPGVERIGKSDSSEYPTVGDWLAVEKVPLSDDYLIRELLPRKSLFERKVVGEATRHQSIVANFDSLFLVTGLDADFNTSRIQRYLSVAWNSRAQLVVILNKADLIEELDEVLAAVKEVAKDVPVHAVSAFDPASLECLKQYLGTGRTVALLGSSGVGKSSLTNAFIGEDRLLTQQNRAADGKGRHTTTWRELSPLPGGGMLIDLPGMRELQLTGEGDGVDKTFSDIEELMTQCKFRNCRHEGEPGCAIDKAIESGDLAVSRYKQYVKLRNEQIVAQERREARDKIIAGRRRKIAVKEGPVKKKIAKKRKQLNTSRSYLENLDD, from the coding sequence ATGAGTCTGAGTCTCGAGGAACTAGGTTGGAGTGAGGAGTTCGAACGGCATTTCGCTGCCGTTAATGATACAACCGTCGTTCCTGCTCGCGTGATTCGTGAAAATCGGGGCGAGTATATCATCCACACCGGTAAGGAGCGGGCTGTTGCTCGCTTGCCGGGGGTTGAGCGGATAGGCAAATCGGATTCGTCGGAGTATCCCACTGTTGGCGATTGGCTTGCTGTAGAAAAGGTGCCGCTAAGTGATGATTATCTGATTCGGGAGCTGCTGCCTCGCAAGAGCCTCTTTGAACGAAAGGTGGTTGGGGAAGCGACCCGCCATCAATCTATCGTGGCCAACTTCGATTCGCTTTTTCTCGTGACCGGACTTGATGCGGATTTTAATACCAGCCGTATTCAGCGTTACCTCAGTGTGGCTTGGAATAGTAGAGCCCAGCTTGTCGTGATATTGAACAAAGCTGATTTGATCGAGGAGCTAGATGAGGTGCTTGCCGCGGTGAAAGAGGTCGCCAAGGACGTTCCGGTTCATGCGGTCTCTGCTTTTGATCCGGCGAGCCTTGAATGCCTGAAGCAGTATCTTGGAACCGGTCGCACGGTGGCCCTTCTTGGTTCCTCAGGAGTTGGAAAATCGTCCCTGACCAATGCTTTTATAGGAGAGGATCGGCTCTTGACCCAACAGAACCGCGCTGCCGATGGCAAAGGCCGTCATACGACAACGTGGCGGGAACTCTCTCCGCTTCCGGGTGGTGGGATGTTGATTGATTTGCCGGGAATGCGGGAGCTCCAGTTGACCGGAGAAGGAGATGGGGTCGATAAGACTTTCAGCGACATCGAAGAGCTAATGACCCAATGCAAGTTCCGCAATTGTCGGCACGAGGGTGAACCCGGTTGCGCAATCGATAAGGCTATCGAAAGCGGTGATTTGGCGGTAAGTCGCTACAAACAGTACGTTAAGCTTCGCAACGAACAGATCGTCGCTCAGGAGCGCCGTGAGGCGAGGGATAAGATTATCGCCGGGCGCCGCCGCAAGATCGCGGTTAAGGAAGGCCCTGTTAAAAAGAAGATCGCCAAGAAACGTAAGCAGCTAAACACCTCGCGCAGCTACCTCGAAAATCTGGACGATTGA
- a CDS encoding EI24 domain-containing protein — translation MFRPFMKGLNAYRDAHRLVWKEGMWKHLIIPGLISMLYFPVVIGVFFGGTFFGVQELSTHISEKWLPNEVASWAAWGLSVIVGLLSIYLAFLLYRSVVMVIYAPFIGMISETAEEKHHGTKGPAFSIGGLMYDIYRGIMVSGITLAISLALTVLCWLLWLIPLAGAAIYFAGMLILQAYFAGAGFMDPVLERRRMGIRQSLSHSYQNKWHAMGNGAGFMIMMLVPIIGWFLAPSYGIIAAAVSGVDTLYDSKAKRLS, via the coding sequence ATGTTTAGACCATTCATGAAAGGGCTAAATGCCTACCGAGATGCCCATCGACTGGTGTGGAAAGAGGGAATGTGGAAGCATCTGATAATCCCAGGATTGATCAGCATGCTCTATTTTCCTGTGGTCATCGGAGTTTTTTTTGGCGGAACGTTTTTTGGCGTTCAGGAATTAAGCACACACATCAGCGAGAAATGGCTACCCAACGAGGTTGCCTCTTGGGCAGCTTGGGGACTGAGCGTTATTGTCGGACTCCTCTCCATATACTTGGCTTTCCTGCTATATCGCAGTGTGGTCATGGTCATTTACGCGCCGTTCATTGGAATGATCTCTGAAACAGCCGAGGAGAAGCATCATGGAACGAAGGGGCCGGCTTTCTCCATCGGCGGGCTTATGTACGACATCTATCGAGGCATAATGGTCAGCGGCATCACCTTGGCCATCTCACTCGCTCTCACTGTGTTATGCTGGCTTTTGTGGCTGATACCACTAGCGGGGGCGGCAATTTATTTCGCCGGAATGCTAATTTTGCAGGCCTACTTTGCAGGAGCCGGCTTCATGGATCCTGTCCTTGAACGCCGTCGAATGGGAATTCGTCAAAGCCTCTCCCACTCCTACCAAAACAAGTGGCATGCTATGGGAAATGGGGCCGGCTTCATGATTATGATGCTGGTGCCAATAATCGGATGGTTTCTCGCTCCCTCCTACGGGATCATCGCTGCCGCTGTAAGCGGTGTGGATACGCTTTACGATTCGAAAGCGAAACGGCTAAGCTAG
- a CDS encoding TspO/MBR family protein, protein MKFGKLLASFVACYAVLALGAVASISARSYYSSLVQPEWAPPGWLFGPVWTTLYTLMAISVWLVWRRNETKGVSRELIVFGAQLVFNGLWSWLFFKWNLGAAAFLDILLLLSLIIANVSMFWKHSKLAAALLIPYLTWVAFAAALCYSVWQLNPTELG, encoded by the coding sequence ATGAAGTTCGGAAAGTTATTGGCTTCGTTTGTTGCGTGCTATGCGGTTTTGGCATTGGGGGCGGTCGCTTCCATTTCGGCGAGAAGCTACTACTCCTCGCTTGTTCAACCGGAGTGGGCTCCACCTGGCTGGTTGTTCGGGCCCGTTTGGACAACGCTCTACACTCTTATGGCGATATCCGTCTGGTTAGTGTGGCGTAGAAACGAAACGAAAGGCGTATCTCGGGAGCTTATCGTTTTTGGCGCTCAGCTAGTCTTCAACGGGCTATGGTCTTGGCTCTTTTTCAAATGGAATCTCGGGGCTGCCGCATTTTTAGACATTCTGCTGCTGCTTAGTCTGATTATTGCAAATGTATCCATGTTTTGGAAGCATAGCAAACTAGCAGCCGCACTGCTTATTCCTTACCTGACGTGGGTGGCTTTTGCGGCGGCCCTTTGCTACTCGGTTTGGCAGCTCAATCCAACGGAGCTGGGTTAG
- a CDS encoding MFS transporter, whose translation MKREINRKGEPFTRYQIFAIALLAIIQFTVVLDFMVLSPLGAILLKELDITTVQFGHVVSGYAFAAGASALLAAGFADKFDRKRMLIFFYSGFILGTLFCALAPNYQSLLVARTLTGFFGGVMSSIGFAIVTDLFPPEKRGRVMGFVQMAFSASQILGLPFGLYLATHYGWHFPFMSIVVLSILTGLCIVFFMRPIVGHLSHVETRNPFNKLVDTFKNPRYLQGFATVTLLSSGGYMLMPFASAFAVENLGISLEKLPLVYMVAGLCTLVTGPIAGSLSDSVGKLPMFFLGSVIAMSAILTYTHLGVSPLTLVIVLNAILYIGVSTRMISGQALLTAVPAPQDRGTYMSIHSAIQQAAGGIAAIVAGLIVTQSANGPLLHYGSLGWLAAGVITTTLILMTNINRVIRQTA comes from the coding sequence TTGAAAAGAGAGATCAATAGAAAAGGCGAGCCATTCACACGCTACCAAATTTTCGCCATAGCATTATTGGCGATCATCCAGTTCACCGTCGTTTTGGATTTCATGGTGCTATCTCCGCTTGGGGCAATTTTGCTCAAGGAGCTCGACATCACCACAGTGCAATTTGGGCACGTCGTATCCGGCTATGCATTCGCAGCAGGCGCCTCAGCCCTGCTGGCTGCAGGTTTTGCAGACAAGTTCGACCGCAAGAGGATGCTTATCTTCTTCTACAGCGGCTTTATATTGGGAACCCTCTTCTGCGCTCTGGCTCCAAACTACCAATCCCTTTTGGTTGCGAGAACGTTAACTGGCTTCTTCGGAGGGGTTATGAGCTCCATAGGCTTCGCCATTGTCACCGACCTCTTCCCACCCGAAAAACGCGGCCGTGTAATGGGATTCGTACAGATGGCTTTTTCCGCAAGCCAAATTCTGGGGCTTCCATTCGGATTGTATCTAGCAACTCACTACGGCTGGCACTTTCCTTTCATGAGCATTGTCGTTCTCAGTATTCTGACAGGATTGTGCATCGTCTTTTTCATGAGACCAATCGTAGGACACCTGTCACACGTTGAGACGCGGAACCCATTCAACAAGCTGGTCGATACCTTCAAGAACCCACGCTACCTTCAGGGTTTCGCCACCGTCACCCTACTCTCAAGTGGTGGATACATGCTGATGCCATTCGCCAGCGCGTTCGCAGTCGAAAACTTGGGCATCTCGCTCGAAAAGTTACCGTTAGTCTACATGGTGGCCGGGCTTTGCACACTCGTGACGGGACCAATCGCGGGTAGTTTGAGCGACTCAGTCGGGAAGCTTCCTATGTTCTTTTTGGGTTCTGTCATAGCGATGAGCGCCATCCTAACCTACACTCACCTCGGGGTCAGCCCGCTTACATTGGTGATCGTTCTCAATGCCATTCTCTATATCGGCGTATCCACTCGCATGATATCCGGCCAAGCTTTGCTAACCGCGGTTCCCGCTCCTCAAGACAGAGGCACCTACATGAGTATTCACTCCGCGATTCAGCAAGCAGCAGGAGGTATCGCAGCAATCGTGGCTGGGCTCATAGTCACCCAGAGTGCAAATGGCCCGCTGCTCCACTACGGAAGCCTCGGCTGGCTCGCCGCGGGAGTCATCACTACGACTTTGATCTTGATGACCAACATCAACAGAGTCATCCGCCAGACGGCTTAA
- the ald gene encoding alanine dehydrogenase, with protein MKIGVVREKKSEENRVALIPSGVEALAVYGHQVFVETGAGAASDFSDESYREAGAKILETEAAVFETADLIVKVKEPLPEEYPLMRKDQIIFTYFHFAASEELTLAVKQSGCVAIAYETIQEKNGYLPLLMPMSEVAGRMAIQQAAKYLEREHGGRGVLIGGVPGVPPANVVILGAGVVGCNAAKMAAGLGARVYVLDVDLKKLRHLSDVMPPNVVSVMSNPANIREALLEADVVVSSVLIPGAKSPKLVKREHLPLMRKGAVIVDVAIDQGGSTETSRPTSHGNPIFVEEGIIHYCVTNMPGAMPVTSTLALTNATLPFLLQIANKGWKRSARENAAIAKGLNIVRGEITYLPVAEAFDLPYSELNLEE; from the coding sequence ATGAAAATAGGTGTCGTCAGAGAGAAAAAGTCCGAGGAAAATAGAGTCGCGCTAATACCATCAGGTGTGGAAGCCCTAGCGGTTTATGGGCATCAGGTTTTTGTAGAGACAGGAGCAGGAGCCGCCAGTGATTTTAGCGACGAGTCCTATCGCGAGGCAGGTGCCAAGATTCTGGAGACTGAAGCAGCCGTATTCGAGACGGCTGACTTGATTGTGAAGGTAAAAGAGCCCCTCCCCGAGGAGTACCCTCTCATGCGGAAGGACCAAATAATCTTCACTTACTTCCATTTCGCGGCCTCTGAAGAGCTAACTCTAGCGGTAAAACAATCCGGATGCGTGGCGATAGCTTACGAGACAATCCAAGAAAAAAATGGATACCTGCCGCTCCTCATGCCCATGAGTGAAGTAGCCGGCAGAATGGCCATACAGCAAGCCGCTAAGTACTTAGAAAGAGAACATGGCGGGCGTGGAGTCCTTATAGGCGGAGTTCCTGGAGTCCCTCCCGCAAACGTAGTTATTCTCGGAGCCGGCGTCGTAGGATGCAACGCCGCCAAGATGGCGGCCGGATTGGGGGCTCGCGTTTACGTGCTAGATGTCGACCTGAAGAAGCTCCGGCATCTTTCCGATGTAATGCCGCCTAATGTGGTATCGGTCATGTCCAATCCCGCCAACATCCGAGAGGCTCTTCTGGAAGCAGACGTGGTCGTATCCAGCGTGTTAATTCCTGGTGCCAAATCGCCCAAGCTCGTGAAACGCGAACATTTGCCACTGATGCGAAAAGGCGCCGTTATCGTGGACGTCGCGATTGACCAAGGCGGCTCTACCGAGACTTCGCGCCCCACAAGCCACGGCAACCCCATTTTCGTCGAAGAGGGTATCATCCACTATTGCGTCACCAACATGCCCGGAGCGATGCCAGTCACTTCCACTCTGGCTCTTACCAATGCAACGCTCCCGTTTCTTTTGCAGATAGCGAATAAAGGCTGGAAGCGTAGCGCCCGAGAAAATGCGGCCATCGCCAAAGGTCTTAACATAGTACGAGGCGAGATCACCTATCTGCCTGTGGCAGAGGCGTTCGATTTGCCCTACTCTGAGTTGAATCTGGAAGAATAA
- a CDS encoding mechanosensitive ion channel family protein: MLDKLILPIAQATSEEASGNALTLASEAETAVHKAIETIVTFLTHYGMSVVGAIVILILGNIAAKFVSKKIENLVLKRSEAEPSLASISRQVSYSVIMVMVIIIVLGKFGVETASLIAVLGTAGLAVGLALQGTLSNVAAGIMILFLKPFRAGNAVKIGGGEVYLVDEIGLFVTRAHQPDCPRVMIPNSEIWGSVIVNFSDTVESQRRFDIAFGISYDDDIDKALQILEELAANDPRVLTDPEPFIKVDSLGDSSVNILFRVYTLASDWWPAKLDLTKAGKEALEAGGCTIPFPQRDVHLFESKSESAS; encoded by the coding sequence ATGCTTGATAAACTGATCCTTCCAATAGCCCAGGCAACTTCAGAAGAAGCTTCTGGGAATGCTCTAACGCTTGCTAGCGAGGCAGAAACCGCTGTGCACAAAGCCATCGAGACGATCGTAACATTCTTAACTCACTATGGGATGAGCGTGGTCGGTGCCATCGTTATCCTCATCTTGGGTAATATCGCTGCTAAGTTCGTATCCAAAAAGATAGAGAATTTGGTTCTCAAACGTTCTGAAGCTGAACCGTCCTTGGCTTCGATCTCGCGGCAGGTGTCTTACTCCGTAATCATGGTGATGGTTATTATCATCGTGCTGGGGAAGTTCGGCGTGGAGACCGCTAGTCTTATTGCTGTCTTGGGTACTGCCGGTTTGGCCGTTGGCTTAGCCTTACAAGGAACACTGAGCAACGTAGCTGCGGGCATCATGATTCTGTTCTTGAAACCGTTTCGTGCTGGCAACGCGGTAAAAATCGGTGGGGGAGAAGTTTATCTCGTGGACGAAATCGGACTCTTTGTAACGAGGGCCCACCAACCGGATTGCCCAAGAGTTATGATTCCGAATTCCGAAATTTGGGGTAGCGTGATCGTTAATTTCTCCGACACGGTTGAGAGTCAGCGTCGTTTCGACATCGCTTTCGGCATTTCTTACGACGATGATATCGACAAAGCCCTGCAGATACTCGAGGAATTGGCAGCCAATGATCCTCGCGTTCTCACCGACCCGGAGCCTTTCATCAAGGTAGACAGTCTCGGCGATTCTTCGGTCAATATTCTCTTCCGCGTCTACACCTTGGCTTCTGATTGGTGGCCTGCAAAACTTGACCTAACCAAGGCGGGTAAGGAAGCGCTTGAGGCGGGAGGCTGCACTATTCCATTCCCACAGCGCGACGTGCACCTCTTCGAGTCGAAGAGCGAATCCGCGAGCTGA
- a CDS encoding carbohydrate kinase family protein — protein sequence MNRYVDFLNNISGNVLLGCDGFVDEVYEIVDVRKSLTEFTAIDNLKEFGELIVKRADGGVGLEIVPKRRCSGGFTPNTGRVAAFLGLKPTLAGLYGEKTIDPAFEEFTENCNLLSLGDPALTLVFEFSDGKILMSALKSVANLTWTEFVEFFGEEKVKELFADVDILGLGYWSLTPDFDKFLTGFISQYQESKPPRRMFFDFADIKKKSSESFLESLALIKKYNEKVPMTISLNEHEGAELFSRFGLEWKEEPQQVASGLTTLREKIGIDELVVHTPHFGAASSATDGEGYAMQELQTKVIRTAGAGDTFNGGYLCASLGDLSVKERLVIANAATAFFVTHATAPTKEEMIAQIEKASDK from the coding sequence ATGAATAGGTACGTAGACTTCTTGAATAACATCAGCGGCAATGTGCTGCTCGGCTGCGACGGATTTGTCGACGAGGTTTATGAAATCGTCGATGTCAGAAAGAGCCTGACTGAGTTCACAGCTATCGATAATCTGAAAGAGTTCGGAGAGTTGATCGTTAAGCGAGCTGATGGTGGCGTGGGTCTAGAAATCGTTCCCAAGCGTCGCTGCTCTGGTGGATTCACTCCCAACACTGGTCGAGTGGCTGCTTTCCTAGGACTAAAACCTACGCTTGCCGGACTTTACGGTGAGAAGACGATCGATCCTGCGTTCGAAGAATTCACGGAAAACTGCAACTTGTTGTCCCTAGGCGATCCGGCCTTGACCTTGGTATTCGAATTTTCTGACGGCAAGATCCTGATGAGTGCCTTGAAGTCGGTTGCGAACCTGACATGGACCGAGTTCGTTGAATTCTTTGGAGAGGAGAAGGTTAAGGAGCTATTTGCCGATGTAGATATCCTTGGTCTCGGCTATTGGTCGCTTACTCCCGATTTCGACAAATTCCTCACTGGATTTATCTCGCAATACCAAGAGTCGAAACCGCCTCGCCGCATGTTCTTCGACTTCGCTGATATCAAGAAAAAGTCGAGCGAGTCTTTCCTTGAAAGCTTAGCTCTGATCAAGAAGTACAACGAGAAAGTTCCGATGACCATTAGCTTGAACGAGCACGAGGGCGCAGAGCTCTTTTCAAGGTTTGGTCTCGAATGGAAAGAAGAGCCACAGCAAGTGGCCTCCGGCTTAACTACACTCCGCGAAAAGATCGGGATTGACGAGCTAGTCGTTCACACCCCTCACTTCGGAGCGGCCTCTAGCGCTACTGACGGTGAAGGCTACGCAATGCAAGAGCTGCAGACTAAAGTTATCCGCACTGCCGGAGCGGGAGATACGTTCAACGGCGGCTACCTATGCGCCTCACTTGGGGATCTCTCTGTCAAAGAACGTTTGGTAATCGCGAATGCCGCGACTGCATTTTTCGTAACGCACGCGACTGCTCCCACCAAGGAAGAGATGATTGCCCAAATCGAAAAGGCATCAGATAAGTAG
- a CDS encoding aldose 1-epimerase family protein, producing the protein MPSLALDSKTISVGKKTPWSVHSKTLRGGTQEGVELVEIDNGKLSFAVLPTRGMGIWKGKCGELELGWNSPVKNPVHPTYVNALDNGGIGWLRGFNEWIVRCGLSSMGAPGKDVIVDNNGNALEAFLPLHGNIANLPAHTLSIEITEEEIILRGTVDETMMFGPALRLETEIRTSFGSSSLSIIDTVTNLGDNPTEHELLYHVNYGAPLLEQDAKFSAPFKQLAPRDPRAAEGIDVYDHFDAPLPGFVEQAYFFELAGKSGSKETLAMLKNAAGDQASLVRFSLKDFPCFTLWKNTAGQNDGYVTGLEPSTNYPNTRRFEREKGRIITLAGGESRKTTLVVEALDTKKAIKSVEAEIKALQKGAKGKVHSEAIERFSDI; encoded by the coding sequence ATGCCTTCGTTGGCATTAGATTCGAAAACGATTTCAGTAGGCAAAAAAACGCCTTGGTCGGTCCATTCCAAAACGCTCCGAGGTGGGACGCAGGAAGGGGTCGAATTGGTAGAGATTGATAACGGTAAACTCTCGTTTGCGGTACTTCCGACGCGTGGGATGGGGATTTGGAAAGGGAAGTGTGGAGAGCTCGAGCTCGGCTGGAATTCGCCCGTCAAGAATCCAGTACACCCAACTTATGTGAATGCCCTCGATAATGGAGGGATTGGATGGCTTCGCGGATTCAACGAATGGATCGTACGCTGTGGCCTCAGTAGCATGGGGGCACCTGGTAAGGATGTTATTGTGGACAATAACGGAAATGCCTTGGAGGCGTTTTTGCCTCTGCATGGGAACATTGCGAATCTGCCAGCTCACACGCTTTCTATCGAGATTACGGAGGAGGAGATAATCCTGCGGGGAACAGTGGACGAGACCATGATGTTTGGGCCAGCTTTGCGTCTTGAGACGGAAATCCGCACATCCTTTGGTTCGTCGTCGCTCTCTATTATCGATACCGTAACGAACCTCGGAGACAACCCGACCGAGCACGAGCTGCTCTACCATGTCAATTACGGCGCTCCATTGCTAGAACAGGACGCAAAGTTCAGTGCCCCATTCAAGCAACTCGCTCCGCGGGATCCTAGAGCAGCGGAAGGTATAGACGTTTACGATCATTTCGATGCCCCTCTACCTGGCTTTGTCGAGCAGGCGTACTTCTTCGAGTTGGCGGGTAAATCGGGCAGCAAAGAGACCTTGGCCATGCTCAAAAACGCGGCGGGAGATCAGGCCTCGCTAGTTCGTTTCTCTCTCAAAGACTTCCCATGTTTCACCCTTTGGAAAAATACAGCGGGCCAGAACGATGGATACGTGACAGGCTTGGAGCCTTCGACAAACTACCCGAATACTCGCCGATTCGAACGCGAGAAAGGGCGCATCATAACCCTAGCGGGAGGCGAGTCGCGAAAGACCACTCTCGTGGTGGAAGCTTTGGATACAAAGAAGGCCATCAAATCTGTAGAGGCCGAAATCAAGGCTCTACAAAAAGGGGCAAAGGGAAAAGTCCACAGCGAGGCGATAGAGCGTTTTTCGGATATCTGA
- a CDS encoding pectinesterase family protein, with protein sequence MLNPLAVFSFVFLALLSSSPLYGDEPDFVVALDGSGDFTSIQAAIDAVPEFRKQRTIIYVKPGLYEERLTLASTKNLVSLIGEDANSTIVATEMHAKTLNRFGEEVGTTGSSGFFVFGSGFICKNMTFENRAGPVGQAVAVRVDGDRVFFENCRFIGNQDTLYPHGQNSRQYYKNCYIEGTVDFIFGWSTAYFEDCEIFCKTSGYVTAASTVESQAYGFVFKNCRITGNAPKGSFYLGRPWRPFAKTVFIDCYLSEVIKAEGWHNWGKPDAERTTFYAEYGSTGPGFAGSDAREGWSHQIQTEELSNYTAEAVLGDWDLSSL encoded by the coding sequence ATGTTAAACCCCCTTGCCGTTTTCTCTTTCGTATTTCTCGCTCTCTTAAGTTCCTCTCCGCTTTATGGAGATGAGCCGGACTTTGTTGTCGCTCTAGATGGCAGTGGCGATTTTACCAGCATCCAAGCTGCGATCGATGCGGTGCCGGAGTTCCGGAAACAGCGTACTATAATATATGTGAAGCCTGGTCTTTACGAGGAACGTCTTACCTTAGCGTCTACCAAGAATTTAGTTAGCTTGATAGGGGAGGATGCTAATTCGACGATCGTAGCGACAGAGATGCATGCGAAGACCTTGAATCGTTTTGGCGAAGAAGTGGGGACAACTGGTTCGTCTGGTTTTTTCGTATTCGGCAGTGGCTTTATCTGCAAAAATATGACCTTCGAAAATCGGGCGGGCCCTGTAGGGCAAGCCGTGGCAGTCAGGGTTGATGGCGATAGGGTGTTCTTTGAAAACTGTCGATTCATAGGGAATCAGGATACTTTGTATCCACATGGTCAGAACAGTCGGCAGTACTATAAAAACTGCTATATCGAGGGTACTGTGGATTTCATTTTTGGTTGGTCGACAGCGTACTTCGAAGATTGCGAGATCTTTTGTAAAACGAGTGGCTATGTCACAGCTGCGTCAACCGTAGAGAGCCAAGCGTATGGGTTTGTATTCAAAAACTGCAGGATCACTGGGAACGCTCCAAAAGGGAGCTTCTATCTTGGACGCCCTTGGCGACCCTTTGCTAAGACAGTTTTTATCGACTGCTACCTAAGCGAGGTGATCAAAGCGGAAGGTTGGCATAACTGGGGAAAGCCAGATGCCGAGCGTACTACATTCTATGCGGAGTACGGCAGTACAGGACCCGGTTTCGCCGGCTCTGATGCGAGAGAGGGGTGGTCTCATCAAATCCAGACTGAAGAGCTAAGCAATTACACGGCGGAAGCCGTTTTGGGAGACTGGGACTTGAGCAGCTTGTAG
- the purT gene encoding formate-dependent phosphoribosylglycinamide formyltransferase, which yields MTQIGTPFSPTATKILLCGSGELGKEVAIELQRYGVEVIAVDAYENAPAMQVADRCHVISMLDGEALRSVIESERPDLVVPEVEAIATDTLAELEKAGLVRVAPTARATQLTMNREGIRRLAAEELSLLCSPYKFAEEFDDFEKAINEIGMPCVVKPIMSSSGKGQSVVKSAEDIESAWKYAQEGGRAGKGKVIVEGFVDFDYEITLLTVRHSDGTGFCDPIGHRQEDGDYRESWQPQAMTEKALENAKHIAKSVTDALGGHGIFGVELFVKGDLVYFSEVSPRPHDTGMVTMASQDLSQFALHARALLGLPIPAIRQFGPTASSVILVEGTSDKVSYGNLRTVLSEADTQLRLFGKPGVNGRRRMGVCLARAETIEKALEKAKRSSASVEIAL from the coding sequence ATGACCCAAATCGGCACTCCATTTAGTCCCACCGCAACAAAAATCCTGCTTTGTGGTTCCGGCGAACTCGGCAAAGAAGTGGCAATTGAACTACAGCGGTACGGCGTTGAAGTAATCGCCGTAGACGCATACGAGAATGCGCCCGCCATGCAGGTAGCGGATCGCTGCCATGTAATATCAATGCTCGATGGAGAAGCCTTACGGTCAGTGATCGAATCCGAAAGGCCCGATCTCGTAGTCCCAGAAGTTGAAGCCATTGCGACCGACACCTTGGCGGAACTCGAAAAAGCTGGTCTAGTTCGGGTAGCCCCTACAGCTAGAGCCACTCAATTGACGATGAACCGCGAAGGGATTCGCCGGCTCGCTGCCGAGGAATTAAGTCTTCTGTGCTCCCCCTATAAATTTGCAGAGGAATTCGATGATTTCGAAAAAGCAATTAACGAGATAGGGATGCCTTGTGTGGTCAAACCGATCATGAGCTCTTCCGGAAAGGGCCAGAGCGTCGTGAAATCGGCTGAAGATATCGAGAGCGCTTGGAAATACGCCCAAGAGGGAGGGCGTGCCGGCAAGGGTAAGGTGATCGTAGAGGGCTTTGTAGATTTCGATTACGAAATAACCCTTCTCACCGTTCGTCACTCCGACGGCACGGGTTTCTGCGACCCGATCGGCCACCGCCAAGAAGATGGAGACTATCGAGAATCCTGGCAGCCCCAAGCCATGACAGAAAAAGCTTTGGAGAATGCGAAACACATAGCGAAATCCGTGACAGATGCCTTGGGTGGGCACGGAATCTTCGGCGTGGAGCTATTCGTGAAAGGAGACCTCGTGTATTTTAGCGAAGTTTCCCCTCGCCCACACGACACGGGGATGGTGACCATGGCTTCGCAGGACCTCTCGCAATTCGCCCTGCACGCCCGGGCACTGCTCGGGTTGCCAATCCCAGCAATTCGTCAATTCGGACCAACTGCGAGCTCCGTGATACTCGTCGAGGGAACATCGGACAAGGTAAGCTACGGGAATTTGAGAACCGTCCTTTCCGAAGCGGACACCCAACTTCGACTATTCGGAAAGCCGGGAGTAAATGGCAGGCGCCGCATGGGCGTTTGCCTCGCCAGAGCAGAGACCATCGAAAAGGCTCTCGAAAAAGCGAAGAGATCATCCGCTAGCGTAGAAATCGCACTGTAA